A single Chitinimonas sp. BJYL2 DNA region contains:
- a CDS encoding N-acetylmuramoyl-L-alanine amidase, translating to MRRLSLALLTLMLAACATVPRIDAHYEAKGQSSRVRYLIMHYTVLNFPDSLRTLTEQSVSSHYLVGDAPPVIYRLVDEDRRAHHAGVSYWQGQTNINDNSIGIEIVNAGFHDTPEGRVWVPYAPEQIDKVIALSRSIIERHQIKPENVLGHSDIAPQRKTDPGPLFPWRKLAEAGVGRWPDEAKVVAALPAHAAQLPDVAWFQQLLARVGYAVPSSGLLDKETRNVLTAFQMRYRPARFDGEPDAETAALLTVLAPTPAPAPAPAPAPAPAPAPASPQAPAPSTPAPAAASTAP from the coding sequence ATGCGCCGCCTGTCCCTTGCCCTGCTCACCCTCATGCTCGCCGCCTGTGCCACCGTGCCACGCATCGATGCCCATTACGAGGCCAAGGGGCAATCGAGCCGGGTTCGTTATCTGATCATGCACTACACCGTGCTCAACTTCCCCGACTCGCTCCGAACCCTCACCGAGCAGAGCGTGAGCAGCCACTATCTGGTCGGCGATGCACCGCCGGTAATCTACCGTCTGGTCGACGAAGACCGGCGGGCGCACCACGCGGGGGTCAGCTACTGGCAGGGGCAGACCAATATCAATGACAACTCGATCGGCATCGAGATCGTCAACGCGGGCTTTCACGACACCCCGGAAGGCCGGGTGTGGGTACCTTATGCGCCAGAACAGATCGACAAGGTCATCGCGCTCTCGCGCTCGATCATCGAGCGGCATCAGATCAAGCCCGAAAACGTATTGGGTCATAGCGATATCGCGCCGCAGCGCAAAACCGACCCCGGCCCCCTGTTCCCCTGGCGCAAGCTGGCCGAGGCCGGCGTGGGCCGCTGGCCGGATGAGGCCAAGGTAGTTGCGGCCCTGCCTGCGCATGCCGCACAGTTGCCGGATGTGGCCTGGTTCCAGCAGTTGTTGGCACGCGTGGGCTACGCCGTGCCGAGCAGCGGCCTGCTCGACAAGGAAACCCGGAATGTCCTGACCGCGTTCCAGATGCGCTATCGGCCCGCCCGCTTTGATGGCGAACCGGATGCAGAAACGGCTGCCCTGTTGACGGTACTGGCGCCTACACCAGCACCAGCACCAGCACCAGCACCAGCACCAGCACCAGCACCAGCACCAGCCTCGCCGCAAGCGCCGGCGCCGTCCACCCCCGCACCCGCTGCAGCCAGCACCGCGCCCTGA
- a CDS encoding LacI family DNA-binding transcriptional regulator, whose product MAKSPSSATPTHDGVVTLGMVAQASGVSPSTVSRILNGTAVVSPEKRAAVDKAIAELGYVPNPIARGLAGGRTMSIGVVTQFIDSPFYGVALRGIEETLGAAGYSALFVSGHWKVAVEQRCIDTLLSRRVDGMIILSGRMGDNALRTLAKKLPTVVTGRSLKGPGLYAMDFDHREGARLATQHLIARGHRDIAHISGDPGHPDARERLAGYQDALAAAGIAFRPELVEAGDYQEDSGRLAAERLLASRRNFTALFAANDQMAFGAAVSLHKAGLRIPQDVSLMGVDDLLLAAHMTPPLTTVHQASLELGCMAAQAMLTLLAGNKPDLQLPAPRLVERDSVASIARQPAR is encoded by the coding sequence ATGGCCAAATCCCCTTCTTCTGCTACTCCTACGCATGATGGCGTTGTGACCTTGGGCATGGTGGCCCAAGCAAGCGGCGTCTCACCCAGCACGGTGTCCCGCATCCTCAATGGTACCGCCGTGGTCAGCCCCGAGAAGCGGGCCGCCGTCGATAAGGCCATTGCCGAGCTGGGCTATGTGCCCAACCCAATCGCACGCGGACTGGCAGGCGGCCGGACCATGAGCATCGGGGTAGTGACCCAGTTCATCGACAGCCCCTTCTATGGTGTCGCCCTGCGCGGGATTGAAGAAACACTGGGTGCGGCAGGTTATAGCGCGCTGTTTGTCAGCGGACATTGGAAGGTCGCCGTAGAGCAGCGCTGTATCGATACCCTGCTGAGCCGGCGTGTCGATGGCATGATCATTCTGAGTGGCCGCATGGGCGATAACGCACTGCGGACACTGGCCAAGAAACTGCCGACCGTGGTGACCGGGCGCTCCCTCAAGGGGCCGGGCCTTTATGCCATGGACTTTGATCACCGCGAGGGGGCACGACTGGCAACGCAGCACCTGATCGCTCGCGGCCACCGTGATATCGCCCATATCAGTGGCGATCCGGGCCACCCCGATGCCCGCGAGCGACTGGCGGGTTATCAGGATGCGCTCGCCGCGGCGGGTATTGCCTTCCGCCCGGAACTGGTCGAGGCGGGCGACTATCAGGAAGACAGCGGCCGTCTTGCTGCTGAGCGACTACTGGCCAGCCGGCGTAATTTCACCGCCCTGTTTGCCGCCAATGACCAGATGGCCTTTGGTGCTGCCGTGTCCCTGCACAAAGCCGGCCTGCGGATTCCTCAAGATGTGTCGCTGATGGGCGTGGATGACCTGCTGCTCGCGGCCCACATGACGCCCCCGCTGACGACGGTACATCAGGCCAGCCTTGAGTTGGGCTGCATGGCCGCACAAGCCATGCTGACGCTGCTGGCTGGCAACAAGCCCGATCTGCAACTACCGGCGCCCAGACTGGTGGAGCGCGATTCCGTGGCCAGCATCGCCCGGCAGCCTGCACGCTGA